The following are encoded together in the Streptomyces asoensis genome:
- a CDS encoding DUF6412 domain-containing protein, translated as MTRSRFVPRPALVLFLLLVDVVLLDAGSLPAAVALAATAAAGSALAVCTLVAARSAPAVPPTRVRTAIRDRARRTAFLPQRDPDASGRPRPRAPGHALPATVA; from the coding sequence ATGACGCGCAGCAGGTTCGTGCCGCGTCCCGCGCTCGTGCTCTTCCTCCTCCTGGTCGACGTCGTGCTCCTCGACGCCGGCAGCCTCCCGGCCGCCGTCGCGCTCGCCGCGACCGCGGCCGCCGGTTCCGCGCTCGCCGTCTGCACCCTCGTCGCCGCCCGCAGCGCCCCCGCCGTCCCGCCCACCCGGGTGCGCACGGCCATCAGGGACCGGGCCCGCCGTACGGCCTTCCTGCCGCAACGCGACCCCGACGCCTCCGGCCGACCGCGCCCCAGGGCGCCCGGCCACGCCCTCCCGGCGACCGTCGCGTAG
- a CDS encoding MFS transporter produces the protein MSRFNDRTEDVTAPTATAGTPATPGSPTLTADRAVTEAAGPGAGQAAGQTRAEPDAPVTSARPRATLAVTSAATALALMTYTAPAVTLVDTAAALHTAPSAQAWLLNGTPLGLAAVLLVAGSLADDHGRRRLFVSGTLALALTTLLGALATTTWQFTLARVAQGAASAALLASSLGLLVHAFPTPRGRLHATGVWGAFVSGGIALSPLLSGALPGWRPVYVLLGAATLLVAAVAPRVLTESRSPRGGRPDLPGAAAFGAATVALIAALTLGRDGWLRAPVGLLLLASVALLALFVLVERRVATPMIDLSLLRDPAFVASSAGGLVTGLAVIGLFSFLPTVLQKALGLSPMDTAWLFLLWSGLSFVVALQARRLAGRVPTRVQLALGFVLHAAGVLTLLGSVDAGSWHRMLPGLVAAGIGSGLLNAALPLLAVESVPAARAAMGSGAQQTLRYVGSCAGVALTIAIATGTGGGLARGTDLAMAVSAGLALVGAAAVLGARRKQPLVSSD, from the coding sequence ATGAGCAGGTTCAATGACCGAACTGAAGACGTCACGGCACCGACGGCCACCGCGGGAACGCCCGCCACCCCCGGCTCACCGACCCTCACCGCGGACCGGGCGGTCACGGAAGCGGCGGGTCCCGGGGCCGGGCAGGCGGCCGGGCAGACCCGGGCGGAGCCGGACGCCCCGGTGACGTCGGCCCGCCCCCGGGCCACGCTCGCCGTGACCAGCGCGGCCACCGCCCTCGCCCTGATGACCTACACCGCCCCGGCCGTGACACTCGTGGACACCGCCGCCGCCCTGCACACGGCACCGTCCGCGCAGGCCTGGCTGCTGAACGGCACCCCCCTCGGCCTGGCCGCGGTCCTGCTCGTCGCCGGCAGCCTGGCCGACGATCACGGCCGCCGCCGGCTGTTCGTCTCCGGCACCCTGGCCCTCGCCCTCACCACCTTGCTCGGCGCCCTGGCGACGACGACCTGGCAGTTCACGCTGGCCAGGGTCGCGCAGGGGGCGGCGAGCGCGGCCCTGCTCGCCAGCAGCCTCGGCCTGCTGGTGCACGCCTTCCCCACCCCGCGCGGACGGCTGCACGCCACCGGCGTGTGGGGCGCCTTCGTCAGCGGAGGCATCGCCCTGAGCCCGCTGCTCAGCGGCGCGCTGCCCGGCTGGCGCCCGGTCTACGTCCTGCTGGGCGCCGCGACCCTGCTGGTCGCCGCCGTCGCGCCCCGCGTACTGACGGAGTCCCGTTCACCGCGCGGCGGCCGGCCGGACCTGCCGGGCGCGGCGGCCTTCGGCGCGGCGACCGTCGCCCTGATCGCCGCCCTCACCCTGGGCCGGGACGGCTGGCTGCGGGCCCCGGTGGGGCTGCTGCTCCTCGCGTCCGTCGCCCTGCTGGCGCTCTTCGTGCTCGTGGAGCGGCGGGTGGCCACCCCGATGATCGACCTCTCGCTGCTGCGCGACCCGGCGTTCGTGGCCTCCTCCGCCGGCGGTCTGGTGACCGGCCTCGCGGTCATCGGCCTGTTCAGCTTCCTGCCGACGGTGCTCCAGAAGGCGCTGGGCCTGTCCCCGATGGACACCGCCTGGCTGTTCCTCCTGTGGTCCGGCCTGTCCTTCGTGGTCGCCCTCCAGGCCCGCCGCCTGGCCGGCCGTGTCCCCACGCGCGTGCAGCTCGCGCTCGGTTTCGTCCTGCACGCGGCGGGCGTCCTGACCCTGCTCGGCTCGGTGGACGCGGGCTCCTGGCACCGGATGCTCCCGGGGCTGGTGGCCGCGGGCATCGGCAGCGGCCTGCTGAACGCGGCGCTGCCCCTGCTGGCGGTGGAATCGGTACCGGCGGCGCGGGCGGCCATGGGGTCCGGGGCGCAGCAGACGCTGCGGTACGTCGGCTCGTGCGCCGGTGTGGCCCTGACGATCGCCATCGCCACCGGGACGGGCGGCGGACTCGCCCGGGGGACGGACCTGGCGATGGCGGTGTCGGCGGGGCTGGCGCTCGTCGGAGCGGCGGCCGTGCTGGGCGCCCGCCGGAAGCAGCCTCTTGTATCAAGTGATTGA
- a CDS encoding winged helix-turn-helix transcriptional regulator, translating into MALGKDYAAQECSIARALEVVGERWTLLVVRDALYGVRRYNDFLVHLGIPRAVLAARLQALTAEGILEKRRYQQSPPRDEYVVTDRAIALWPTLRSLGLWGREHFGEAQLRIFRHAACGTELGPYGECPACGTVVPVPDVLMVPGPGLDTDPADPVSRALLKPRRLLEPLEAGQV; encoded by the coding sequence ATGGCACTCGGCAAGGACTACGCGGCACAGGAGTGCTCGATCGCTCGGGCGCTGGAGGTCGTCGGCGAACGCTGGACGCTCCTCGTCGTCCGCGACGCGCTCTACGGCGTCCGGCGCTACAACGACTTCCTGGTCCACCTCGGTATCCCGCGGGCCGTGCTGGCCGCCCGCCTCCAGGCGCTGACCGCGGAGGGCATCCTCGAGAAGCGCCGCTACCAGCAGTCCCCGCCGCGCGACGAGTACGTCGTCACCGACCGCGCGATCGCCCTGTGGCCGACGCTGCGCTCGCTGGGCCTGTGGGGGCGCGAGCACTTCGGCGAGGCCCAGCTGCGGATCTTCCGGCACGCCGCGTGCGGCACCGAACTCGGCCCGTACGGCGAGTGCCCCGCCTGCGGAACTGTCGTACCGGTCCCGGACGTCCTCATGGTGCCGGGGCCGGGGCTCGACACCGACCCGGCGGATCCGGTCAGCCGGGCGCTGCTGAAGCCCAGAAGGCTTCTGGAGCCGCTCGAGGCCGGTCAGGTATAA